AAACCATCATATTCTTGATATTTCTCTGCAATATCATCAGCTATACGTTGCCAATCACTTGGTGTCATATTCGATGAATCGATTAAAGGATGGTATTCTTTTAAAGTGAATTCTGGCATTTCCTCACGATAAAATTCAGGCATATTTTGAATAGACTCTATTAAATGCCCTTTAGCGGGTATATAACCTTGTTCACTTGTCTTCATACCAATGGTGCCGCCAGTATAGGCGATATAAATTTTTTTCTTCATAATGTTGAGTGCGTCAATGGTTAGTGCCCCCGTGAAAGAATAAATATCGGAGGCATTAATTATAGTAAAGTAAATTTATTGGCTAATTTAGCTCACATGCTATGCATTTAGCATAAATACCTTGTGGATCGTTTAACGTTGAAACAGCCATTAGTTCTTGCTTCACATGGTTTAATAATATTTGTAGCTGATCAGGTGTTTGCTTGGTTTGTGTAGGTAAAAAAGCACGTGTTTCAGTAAAAATATTTTGCCAAAAAAGTTCCTCTGTTGACCTTACTTTTTCAATTAACATTGTTTCGTAATTCGTTAAATTTGCAAGTTCAGCAGCAAGTGAAATAGCATCGTCTAAATCACCAAGGGCATCAACTAAGCCTAATTGTTGTGCTTGTATACCTGACCATACACGTCCTTGTGCTATTTTATCAACTTCTTGTAAAGACATATTTCTATGTTTAGCGACTAAGGCAATAAAATCTTGATAACCTCGTTCAATACCGAGTTGAAAAACTTGAGCTACTTTATCATTAAGAGGACGAGCAATGCTAAAGCCTGCTAAATCAGTTGTGCCAACACCATCTGTGAAAATGCCTAGTTTTTCTAATGACTTTTCAAAGGTCATAAAAAAGCCAAAAATGCCAATAGAGCCGGTAATAGTAGTAGGGGATGCAACAATGGCATCAGCAGGCGCTGATATCCAGTAGCCACCAGATGCAGCATAAGCTCCCATCGAAGCTACAACGGTTTTACCTGCTTGTTTAAGTAGATCTATTTCATGGCGTATTATATCAGAGGCAAATGCACTGCCTCCTGGGCTATCAACCCTGAGTACAACAGCTTTAACGTGATGATTTAATCGCGCTTGTTTCAAATATTTTGCTAACGTATCACCACCAATAGTGCCAGGAGGTTGTTCACCGTCTAAAATGGTCCCTTTAGCCACAATAACAGCGACTTTTTCTGTATTACCTTGTCCAATCGGTACCATTGATGTTGTTGCTCGAAGATATTGATTTAAGCCTATTTGATTGAAATTTCCGCGTGAGTTTCCGCCAACCATAGTTAGTAGAGCTTCATTTATTTCATCGTGAGTTTTTAGTTGATCTACCCAGTGATTATTTAGTGCGTATTGCGCAATTTTACCATCGGCTTTTTCGAGTTTATCAAGCAAAATATCAATAGATTCATCAAAGTTATCAATGCTAAATTCTCGTTGAGCTGCTACGTCTGTTTTATATTGAGACCATAACTGCGATAACCACAGACGATTGGCTTCTTTTGCTTCTTGTGACATATCATCACGAATAAAAGGCTCCACTGCAGATTTATAGGTACCAACACGAAATACATGCTGTGAAATTGCTAATTTATCAAAGGCTGATTTAACATATGTTTGATAGCGACCGTAACCATCAAGTAGTAACCACCCATTAGGGTTCATCCAAATTTCATCAGCGTAACTGGCTAAGTAATATTGATCTTGAGTGAACTGATCACCAACAGCAATTACCTTTTTACTTGTGGTTTTAAAGTCTTGTATATATTTAGCAATCATTCTTGCTTTTGTAATGTTTGCACTAGACATTTTAGCTAATTTTAAGACGATCATTTGAATACGATCATCCTCTTTCGCGGTAGAGATTGCATCTAATACATCTTGTAATAATACCTCTGGTCGATCATTAGGTTGATCGGTAGCCTCAGCTAAAAAGGCATCTAGTGGATCAATTTCAACTTTTTGTTCAACAACATCGCCTTCTATATTTAACACTAATGCAGCTTTGCTAGGCACAATAACTTCAGCCTCATCATTGGTGAAAATAATGACAACAATAAATAATACTAAAAAGAAGACAACATTAACGATAATTTTTCGGGAAATGTTTAGTAACTGAAATAAGCTTTTGCTGATCCTAACAATAGCGCTAGGGTGTTTATCACTCATAAATATTTAATCTTAAATAATGCAATACATGTTTATATGCTATAAGAATATCTATCGTTTAAGTAGTGCAAATTGTAAATAATGTTGAATAAAGCGCCGTTTTTCATGTTTTTCTTTTAATATGAATATAAGAGGATAAGGCATGAAAGGGTTTAGTATAAAAAACGTTCTATATAATATTAAAGATTTGTGTGAGAAATTATGAATATTATTGCGCTCTATCAAAAAAGTATTAGTAAGTTATATTGGTTTAATGGCATACCAGCGCTGTTATTGAGGCTGTTTTTAGCACCGATTATGATTATTGCAGGTTTTAGTAAGTTAAACTTGTCTGATCCTGATGTTACAGGGTTTGAAATTTTATTAGCAAGTGACAATGTCGTTAATTGGTTCAGCAACGCAGAATGGGGATTAGGGCTACCATATGCTGAGGTATTAGCCAACCTTGCCGCATGGACCGAGTTTTTAGGTGGATGGATGCTACTTATCGGATTATTCACTCGGCTTATTACTCTTCCACTAATGTTTACAATGGTTGTTGCGGCAACCACGGTACACCTTGAACATGGTTGGTTTGCCGTTGCACCCAGTAATTCTGCGGTAAGTACAGCGAATGTGCTTGACTGGCTAGGTATTGATGCCGCTCAAAGAAGTTTAGAAAACAGCGACCAAGTATATGTACGACTTAATAAAATGCGCGAAATTTTAGCAGAAAATGGCAATACAGATTGGTTATTTGAAAAAGGCAATATTGGCGTAATGAATAACGGCATAGAACTGGCGGCTACGTATTTTATTATGTTGCTTGCGTTGCTATTTATTGGCGGTGGACGATTTACTAGTGCCGACTATTACCTTTATACTTACTGGCTCAAACCTAAATTACAGTTGAACAATACTTTATGAATGCAATTGAGCTGCTACTAAACCGTCAATCTGATCCATCACTGACAATGCCGGCACCAAACAATGATGAATTACATACTATTTTAACGGCAGGCATGAGAATACCTGATCATGGAGCGTTAAAACCGTTCACTATTTCTGTGTATACCGACGAAGGCCTTAGTAAACTTAGTCGTGCATTTGTAAAGGCAATGACATTAAAAAAAGCAGAGCAAGCTAAGATAGATAAAGTAGCTAAAATGCCTTTTCGTGCCCCGATGGTTGTTGTGGTTAGTACTGATTACCAACCTCATGAAAAGGTACCTGAAAAAGAGCAGTTGATCACCGCTGGTTGTGTCGTTCATGCAATGCAAATGGCAGCATTTTCACTCGGATATGGTGCAATGTGGCGTACAGGAGATTTGGCGTTTAACAACGATGTTAAATCGTCACTCAATATTACATTACATAATGATATTGCAGGCTTTCTTTATATCGGTACGAAAGCCAAAGACATGCCAGTAAAACCTGAACGATATTTTGAAGATCGGGTTCGAATAATTAATGGGTAGAATACTGTTAGGTGATATGTTTGAAAGATAAACTCATGGTGATCTTCTTAATGACCCCTTAATATTTTATTTGAAACTAAAAAAAGCCACTTGTTTAACAAGTGGCTTTTCAATAGAACAATAACTAACTTAATAAGACGCGTTGTTAGGCGTACGTGGGAAAGGGATTACATCTCTTACGTTTTGCATGCCGGTTGCATAAGCAACTAAACGCTCAAACCCTAAACCAAAACCTGAATGAGGTACTGTACCATAACGGCGTAAATCTCTGTACCAACTGTAATCCGCTGGATCTAAATCCATTTCGCCCATACGTTTATCAAGTACATCTAAACGTTCTTCACGTTGACTACCACCGATAATTTCACCGATACCTGGTGCTAAAATATCCATTGCTGCAACGGTTTTTCCGTCGTCATTTAAACGCATATAAAATGATTTAATATCTTTTGGATAATTTTGAAGTACTACCGGGCCACCCACATGTTCTTCTGCAAGATAGCGCTCATGCTCTGAATTTAAATCAACACCCCATGAAACTGGGTTTTCAAAGGTTTTACCGCAGTTTTGTAGAATATCAATTGCGTCAGTGTAATCCATACGAACAAAGTCTTTATTGATCACAGCATTTAAACGATCTATCACGGTTTTATCAACGCGTTGTTGGAAGAAAGCCATATCATCAGCACGTTCTTCAAGTAATGCTTTAAACACGTACTTTAACATTTCTTCCGCTAAAGTAGCTGCATCTGCTAAATCAGCAAAAGCAATTTCTGGTTCAACCATCCAAAATTCCGCTAAATGTCGGCTAGTATTGGAATTTTCAGCACGAAAAGTTGGACCGAAGGTATACACTTTTGATAACGCGCAACAGTATGTTTCAACGTTTAACTGACCAGAAACAGTTAGAAAGGTTTCTTTACCGAAGAAGTCTTCAGCGTAATCAATATCACCTTTATCTGTTCTAGGTAGGTTTTCCATATCAAGCGTGCTAACACGGAACATTTCGCCAGCACCTTCACAATCACTACCAGTAATAAGTGGTGTGCTGATCCACATATAGCCTTTTTCATGTAGAAAACGATGAACCGCTTGTGCTAACGAGTTTCTTACACGGGTAACGGCACCGCCAATATTCGTACGAGGACGTAAGTGCGCATGCTCACGTAAAAATTCAATAGAATGACGTTTAGCAGCCATTGGGTAGGTATCTGGATCGTCCACTAAACCTAGCACTTCTACTTGAGTTGCTTGAATTTCAAATGATTGACCTTCTCCCGGAGATTCCACTAAAGTTCCTGTTACTTTAACAGCCGCACCTGCGGTTAATTTTAAAACTTCATCTTGATAATTATCTAAATTATTTGGCGCTATAGCCTGAATAGCATCGAAACATGAACCATCATGGATGGCTAAAAATGAAATTCCTGCTTTAGAATCACGTCTGGTACGGATCCAACCATGCACAGAAATCTCTTTATCAACAGGAAATTTACCTGCTAACACATCAGAAATAGCGATAACTGACATTTATCAAACCTCTTTTATGAGTAAAAAACTTGTTCTTAATTTAAGGGCTGATATGTTACCGTGATCATTAGGTTTCACAAGTAAAAACTTGCACTACGGCACGATTTTATCGCTATAGCATATGGTTTTAAGGAAATAATAAGCCAATGAGTCGTTTTTTAGGCCAAGAACGAAGAGTTCATTCAGATGTTTGGTTAAAAACCATTCAGATATTAACCTTAGTTGCATGGGCTGTTTTTATTGTTGCCCTTATCGTTTCATATTACGCTGCCCCTGATAATGAATTTGGCGTTTTACGCTATCATGGGATATCAGTCAGAAAGTTTTGGTTAACGCCGTTAACGGGTTATTTATATATTTTATTATGGATAAGCGCCTTACTAAGTTATTTCGCGCTTATCATCCATAAGTTTCGTAGTAGAAGAAAATCCGATAACACAAGATTTAATATTTTTTTATTGTTTATCGTATCAATTGCTTGGACAGTGTATATCGTCTTCCAACTTAGTCGTTAAAGAACTTATCATGAGGTAGTGCCGATGCTATCGCATTGATTAGCGTTTCTATTTGTTCTTGAGTAATAATAAGTGGCGGCATCATATAAATCAGCTTGCCAAAAGGGCGGATCCAAACACCTTGCTCTACAAAATGTTGTTGTATTGTTGCTACATTAACACTTTGGTGTGTTTCTACTACTGCTATTGAACCTAAAACTCGTACATTTTTGACTCGTTTATTTTCACCTAGAGGCTTAATCGCTTGGTTAAACCAAGACTCAATTTGTTTAACTTGCGCCTGCCAGTTATTTTGCAATAGAAGATCAATGCTAACATTGGCGACGCTGCATGCCAGTGGATTTCCCATAAAAGTTGGCCCATGCATAAAACAGCTTGCTTCACCATTACTAATTGTTTCCGCGATGTTAGTGGTGCAAAGTGTTGCTGCTAACGATAAATAACCACCGGTTAAGGTTTTTCCTAAACACATAATATCAGGTGAAATATCAGCCCACTCACAAGCAAATAGTTTACCGGTGCGCCCCAAGCCAGTCGCAATTTCGTCAGCAATAAACAGTACTTGGTATTTATCACATAATTGTCGAACTTTTTTGAGGTAATTGGGGTGATAAAAGCGCATGCCTCCCGTACCTTGTACAATAGGCTCAATAATAAATGCCGCTAATTCATGATGATGGTTAGCAAACAGAAATTCGAGTTGTTCAGTCTCTTTATCATCCCATGAATCGTTTAACATAATGGTAGGAGCAGGAGCAAAGATATTTTTCATCAATACTTTATCAAAAATTTGATGCATACCTGTAACAGGATCACACACAGACATAGCAGCAAATGTATCACCATGATAGCCATTACGTACCGTCATCAATTTATGTTTGTTTGCTTGTTTCTTACTTTGCCAATACTGAAGCGACATTTTTATTGCTACTTCTACCGCAACAGAGCCACTATCAGAAATAAACACTTTTTCTAGACCATCAGGTGTCAGCGATACCAACTTTTCTACTAGAGTAATAGCGGGTTCATGCGTAAAACCACCAAACATAACATGGGCTACTTTATCTAATTGTTCGGTTATCGCTTTATTTAGCTCTGGTCGGTTATAGCCATGTAAAACAGACCACCATGATGACATGCCATCTATTAATGTTTCACCAGATTTTAGTTGAATATTTACACCCTCAGCACGTTCTACTACGTATGAAGGTAGTGGGTTGCTCATCGAAGTATAAGGGTGCCATACATGTTTTTTATCAAAAGTAACAAGATCAGTATAATTATTAATCATTAGTAAACGTAGTGTGCAGGAATTTGTTGACAAGTTCATGGTGGTGCATAGACTACCCGTATTCAATTATCGTTGCAAACACTCAACAGCAGGCAATTTTTCATGATAAAAGCGAATTCGGCACTTAATTTCGAATTAGGGCAACTTAGGCATAACTGGTCAAACGCTGAAGTAAATGCGTTATTTGATCTGCCTTTTAACGATCTAATGTTCTACGCACAAAGTATTCATCGACAACATTTTAATCCAAACGAAGTACAAGTGAGTACCTTGTTGTCTATTAAAACAGGTGCATGCCCAGAAGATTGTAAATACTGTTCGCAAAGTGCCCGTTACAAAACGGACATTGAAAAAGAAAAATTAATGGAAGTTGAAAAAGTACTGGAAGCTGCTGAAAAAGCAAAAGAGCAAGGGTCAACGCGTTTCTGTATGGGCGCGGCATGGCGAAACCCTAAAGAACGTGATATGCCCTATGTCGTTGAAATGGTAAAAGGTGTTAAGAAGTTAGGTATGGAGACCTGTATGACTTTAGGCATGCTTTCTTCAGATCAAGCCAGTGAATTACAAGAAGCAGGGTTAGATTATTACAATCACAACCTTGATACTTCACCAGAACACTATAATCAAATAATCACCACTCGAAGTTATCAAGACAGGCTTGATACATTGAGTAATGTTCGTTCTGCTGGAATGAAGGTGTGTAGTGGCGGTATTGTTGGATTAGGTGAAAAAGCAACGGATCGTGCATCGTTATTAGCACAACTTGCTAATTTATCGCCGCAACCAGAAAGTGTTCCCATTAACATGTTAGTAAAAATTGATGGCACACCGCTTTCTGATGTTGAAGATCTTGATAATTTTGATTTTATTCGTTGTATTGCGGTTGCACGTATTATGATGCCAAATAGCCATGTACGTTTATCTGCTGGCCGTGATGCCATGAATGAACAAATGCAATCACTATGCTTTTTAGCAGGGGCTAATTCAATTTTCTATGGTTGTAAATTGCTAACAGCTGGTAACCCTGAATCTAATGCTGATATTGCGCTATTTAATAAACTTGGTATCAACACTGAAACAGTCGCAAATAATGTTGATGAAGAAGTGGAAGCACAAGTATTACAAGCGCAAGTCGCTGAACAAGAGAGTGACAGTTTATTTTATAACGCAGCGAAATAGCGTAAATGGCATTCGATTTTATTGATCAGCACTTAGCGACAAGAAAGGAACAGCACCTTTACCGTCAACGAGTGTTGATTGAACAGCAAAATGCGCGACATTTGGTGCATAACGGCAAACAATATCTTAACTTTTCATCGAATGATTACTTGGGGTTAAATCATCACCCTAAAATCAATGCGGCATTAAATGAAGGTGCTGAAAAATATGGTGTATGCTCCAGTGGTTCTAGCTTATTAACTGGATTCAATTATGCCCATCAATACCTCGAAAATGTAATTTGTCAGTGGCAAAACAAAGATAAATGTTTGTTGTTTAATAGTGGTTTTTCGGCCAACTTTGCCTCGTTGAATGCATTTGCCCAGCCTAGTGCTGCTATTTGGTTAGATAAACTGTCTCATGCTTCATTACTTGATGGCGCTTTTTCACAACAAGCGAAAGTTAAGCGCTTTTTACATAATGATTATCAGCAACTGAATAACTTAATAAACACCTCTTCTTACCGTGATCACCTTATTGTATCAGAAGGTATTTTTAGCATGGATGGTGATGGTGCTGATATTAACGCGTTAGCAAAAGTTGCTCAACAACATCAAGCTAAATTGTATATTGATGATGCGCACAGTATCGGTATTACCGGTAATGAAGGGCAAGGCAGTAGCAGCGTAAGTAATGATATAGATATTATTATGGCAACGTTTGGTAAGGCTTTAGCAACAAGTGGGGCATTTATCGCTTGTGATAATTATACATACGAGTATTTAGTTAATGTTTCTCGCCATTATATCTATTCGACAGCGATGTCTCCGGCTATTGCATGGGCAACGGCAAAAAGTATCGAGTTAGTGATCAGTGAATCATGGCGTAGGGAAAAGATAGCGCATTTAAGTCAGCTACTTAAGCAATCGTTAAATACGCAGATAACATTGTTGCCAACGGCATCTTCAATTCATGCATTAGTGCTGGGTAGTGAACAATTAGCAATGCAAAGCGCTGAAACATTAAAACAATACGGAATATGGCTAAGTGCGATTCGTCCACCAACGGTTCCAAAGGGCAGCTCTAGGTTACGCGTTACCATAACCTCATCCCATAAAGAACAAGATATCAAATACTTAGCAGAATGCGTAAATAAGGTTATAGGAAAAAATGATCGATAAAAGTAAACGCGATAATATAGCTAAATCATTTGGTTCGGCAAGCCAGTCTTACGATATTTCTGCAAGATTACAGCGTTTTAGTGGTAAAAATTTAATGCCTTGGTTACCCAAAAGGCATGATATTACGGTGCTTGATTTAGGCTGCGGTACTGGATTTTTTACCGATATTTTAGCGGCAAAGTATCAACATGTTATTGGCGTGGATATTTCTGCAAAGATGCTGTCATACGCACACAATAACCGAAATAAAATGATCACATGGTTAGAAGGTGACGCTTATCATTTGCCTATTGCAGATCAATCTATTGATCTTGTGTATTCAAATTTAATGATCCAATGGTGCGATCCGCTAGAATTAGTACTTAAAGAAGTATTACGGGTGTTAAAGCCTGGTGGATTATTTGTGTTTTCCACCTTATTAGATGGCACATTACACGAGTTAAAGTCATCTTGGAAAGCTGTCGACAATGATCGCCATGTTATTGATTTTAAATCATTACAAGAGCTTAAAAATTGTTTTGATATACCGAATGCTAAATTATTGGAATTTCATGATAAACCTGTAGTGCTTGAATACGAAAACGTACTTCATTTAGCTAGAGAGTTGAAAGGGCTAGGCGCTAATCATGTGCCTGAAAAATCGAATCGTGGTTTAGCTGGTAAAGAAAAGTGGCAAAAGATGATGACTGCTTACGCGCAGTTTGTAGAACAAGACAATATTTTCCCCGCAACTTATCACGTATTTTCCGGCCTAATGGTCAAATTAAAGGCGTAAAATGAAAAATTATTTTATCACAGCAACAGATACTGATGCCGGGAAAACCCATATTGGCTGTGCAATAGTCAATAAGCTGGTGAAACAAGGCAAGAAAGTACAAGTTTTTAAGCCAATATCCGCAGGCTGTGAATTCGTTGATGGCAAATTAATTAATGCAGATGCTGCAAACTTGTTGGCTTATAGCAATTGTGAGCAAACCATAGAGCAAGTGAACCCAATAGCATTTGCAGAGCCCATTGCACCGCACATCGCAGCTCAGAATAATCAAGTCGCAATTTCATTAGAGGAGATCACCCAGGCACATAAAAAAATGTGTCAGACTAATGCAGAAGTGACAATAACAGAAGGTGCTGGTGGCTGGCGGTTACCACTTGGTAATGGTAAGTTTTTATCCGAATTTGTACAGCAAACTGATCAACAGGTCATTCTTGTGGTAAATATGAAACTTGGCTGTTTAAACCACGCGATATTGACATATGAAGCAATAAAGAACGATGGTTTAGTCTGTGTAGGCTGGGTAGCCAATGTACAACAAGATATGGCATATCTTAATGAAAATCTTAATGAGCTTTTTTCATATTTTTCAATGCCTTTGCTTGGTGTTGTTGATAATAAACCTAATATTGAAAGTGTTTCTGAATTACTTGATCTTTCAACAATTTAATATACGTTATGCGGCAATGTTACACACAACACACATTGCCGTACGCCTTTATTAACCTGTCGTTATTTTTAAATATCTAAATTATCAGGTGCAGTTAATACAGCACGTTTAATGCCTCCTTTAAATAAGTACATAGGTTCGTCAATGTTATCAGCCGTAAGATATTGATAAGTTTCTCCATTTATCTGTAACGCAGAACCTTCTACAAGCCCAATTACTAGTGTTTCTGGCTCGACTATCATAAATTCCGCTAACCTTTGTTCTCGTGTTTCGCCATTAAAGCCCGGCGGTTTATATTCACTATAATGTGGATTAAGTTGGCAATTCACTAGCGCTAATGCCTCGAAGCTAAAGGGTTGTTCAATGGGCATATCATTGGTTGTTTTTATGCTTAACCCTGAAATATTGGCTCCAGCGCTCCAGCCAATATATTTCACCCCAAGTGCGTTTACTGCTGTTTTTATCCCCTCAATAAGTTCACTTTCATACAGTTTCTTAAGCAGTGAGAAAGTATTACCGCCGCCAACAATGATAGCATCAGCACTTTTAATCGCTTCTTTTTGATCAGTAAACGTATGCAAACCTGTCACTGATTTATTAATCGGACGTAGGGCAAGGTTTACCTTCTCTGTGTATTCATCGTAACTCATACCAATACCAGCATAAGGAATAAAAATGATGTTACTGGATTGCGTTAGGTGTTGTTCTATACATTGCAATGCATGACTCAAATAGGGCGTATTTCCAACCTTTGAACTACTGAGTAATAATAAATCTCTGTTTTTCATCAATCTCTCTTTTATTCATCTATTTGTTGGTAAGTTCGGTCATGCAAGCTGTTGCAATAAATCCCGAGCGTGTTTTGTACTGCTCTGATTTACTGACCCGATCATCAATTTGTTTAATCAGTAATTCTGGCAAGGTGACATTTATTTTATGACTTTTACCTAAGTAAGGCACGATATCAACATCAATTACCGCCCACACAATATTTGCCATTGGGGATGTAGATATAAAATTTTCAATATCACTCGCAGTAGGAATTTTTTCACCATACTCAGCCAAAATAGCTAAATGATCAGCGATTGCGTGATCTGCTTGTTTAAGCGTGTCGCTAATTGATTTCCCCTCTACTGTACAACCTTGTATATCAGGAATGGTTAATAACCAGTTATTTTCATCAGTTCTGTACTGAATTTTTACGGGATAATTCATCACTTAATCCTTTTAAAAAAGAAAATTAATGATAACCCTGACAACTCTTGATTGTCAACCTTCTGATGACCCTGATAACTCTTGAAAATAAATATACGGAACCCCAATAACCCCATTGGTATGGATGGATGTAACTCCAACAACTCTTTTGGAGTAAGGTGTGAGTATTTACATACGTTTTAACTTTCTATGTATGGAGAGAAAAATATCCGTAAGGGAGAAACCATCATTGTTGATAAATAAGAACATTCAATAGTTATTAGAGTTATTAATAAGTACTGTGACGATAATTTTTTAAGATATTAAATTGCAAAAAATAAAGAGCTTTCGTTAACAACAGGAATAACATAACCGCTTATCCCTCAATAACTACCGCTAGTCATTAAAGTGTAAAAACTTCTAAATGCTGTGTGATTTTTATACGAAATGCATGGTCTTATATTATAGTTAACTTAGCGAGATGACTTTTTTGTATTAAGTAACGGCATAAATACCAAGGTCAATAACGCTTGCTTTAATCTGCTAAGAGTATTTGGAGGATTTATGTTTTCTATTAAGATAAACGTATTGATC
The Thalassotalea hakodatensis genome window above contains:
- the sppA gene encoding signal peptide peptidase SppA, with translation MSDKHPSAIVRISKSLFQLLNISRKIIVNVVFFLVLFIVVIIFTNDEAEVIVPSKAALVLNIEGDVVEQKVEIDPLDAFLAEATDQPNDRPEVLLQDVLDAISTAKEDDRIQMIVLKLAKMSSANITKARMIAKYIQDFKTTSKKVIAVGDQFTQDQYYLASYADEIWMNPNGWLLLDGYGRYQTYVKSAFDKLAISQHVFRVGTYKSAVEPFIRDDMSQEAKEANRLWLSQLWSQYKTDVAAQREFSIDNFDESIDILLDKLEKADGKIAQYALNNHWVDQLKTHDEINEALLTMVGGNSRGNFNQIGLNQYLRATTSMVPIGQGNTEKVAVIVAKGTILDGEQPPGTIGGDTLAKYLKQARLNHHVKAVVLRVDSPGGSAFASDIIRHEIDLLKQAGKTVVASMGAYAASGGYWISAPADAIVASPTTITGSIGIFGFFMTFEKSLEKLGIFTDGVGTTDLAGFSIARPLNDKVAQVFQLGIERGYQDFIALVAKHRNMSLQEVDKIAQGRVWSGIQAQQLGLVDALGDLDDAISLAAELANLTNYETMLIEKVRSTEELFWQNIFTETRAFLPTQTKQTPDQLQILLNHVKQELMAVSTLNDPQGIYAKCIACELN
- a CDS encoding HvfX family Cu-binding RiPP maturation protein, with the translated sequence MNIIALYQKSISKLYWFNGIPALLLRLFLAPIMIIAGFSKLNLSDPDVTGFEILLASDNVVNWFSNAEWGLGLPYAEVLANLAAWTEFLGGWMLLIGLFTRLITLPLMFTMVVAATTVHLEHGWFAVAPSNSAVSTANVLDWLGIDAAQRSLENSDQVYVRLNKMREILAENGNTDWLFEKGNIGVMNNGIELAATYFIMLLALLFIGGGRFTSADYYLYTYWLKPKLQLNNTL
- a CDS encoding nitroreductase family protein yields the protein MNAIELLLNRQSDPSLTMPAPNNDELHTILTAGMRIPDHGALKPFTISVYTDEGLSKLSRAFVKAMTLKKAEQAKIDKVAKMPFRAPMVVVVSTDYQPHEKVPEKEQLITAGCVVHAMQMAAFSLGYGAMWRTGDLAFNNDVKSSLNITLHNDIAGFLYIGTKAKDMPVKPERYFEDRVRIING
- the asnS gene encoding asparagine--tRNA ligase, translating into MSVIAISDVLAGKFPVDKEISVHGWIRTRRDSKAGISFLAIHDGSCFDAIQAIAPNNLDNYQDEVLKLTAGAAVKVTGTLVESPGEGQSFEIQATQVEVLGLVDDPDTYPMAAKRHSIEFLREHAHLRPRTNIGGAVTRVRNSLAQAVHRFLHEKGYMWISTPLITGSDCEGAGEMFRVSTLDMENLPRTDKGDIDYAEDFFGKETFLTVSGQLNVETYCCALSKVYTFGPTFRAENSNTSRHLAEFWMVEPEIAFADLADAATLAEEMLKYVFKALLEERADDMAFFQQRVDKTVIDRLNAVINKDFVRMDYTDAIDILQNCGKTFENPVSWGVDLNSEHERYLAEEHVGGPVVLQNYPKDIKSFYMRLNDDGKTVAAMDILAPGIGEIIGGSQREERLDVLDKRMGEMDLDPADYSWYRDLRRYGTVPHSGFGLGFERLVAYATGMQNVRDVIPFPRTPNNASY
- the bioA gene encoding adenosylmethionine--8-amino-7-oxononanoate transaminase, coding for MINNYTDLVTFDKKHVWHPYTSMSNPLPSYVVERAEGVNIQLKSGETLIDGMSSWWSVLHGYNRPELNKAITEQLDKVAHVMFGGFTHEPAITLVEKLVSLTPDGLEKVFISDSGSVAVEVAIKMSLQYWQSKKQANKHKLMTVRNGYHGDTFAAMSVCDPVTGMHQIFDKVLMKNIFAPAPTIMLNDSWDDKETEQLEFLFANHHHELAAFIIEPIVQGTGGMRFYHPNYLKKVRQLCDKYQVLFIADEIATGLGRTGKLFACEWADISPDIMCLGKTLTGGYLSLAATLCTTNIAETISNGEASCFMHGPTFMGNPLACSVANVSIDLLLQNNWQAQVKQIESWFNQAIKPLGENKRVKNVRVLGSIAVVETHQSVNVATIQQHFVEQGVWIRPFGKLIYMMPPLIITQEQIETLINAIASALPHDKFFND
- the bioB gene encoding biotin synthase BioB, whose translation is MIKANSALNFELGQLRHNWSNAEVNALFDLPFNDLMFYAQSIHRQHFNPNEVQVSTLLSIKTGACPEDCKYCSQSARYKTDIEKEKLMEVEKVLEAAEKAKEQGSTRFCMGAAWRNPKERDMPYVVEMVKGVKKLGMETCMTLGMLSSDQASELQEAGLDYYNHNLDTSPEHYNQIITTRSYQDRLDTLSNVRSAGMKVCSGGIVGLGEKATDRASLLAQLANLSPQPESVPINMLVKIDGTPLSDVEDLDNFDFIRCIAVARIMMPNSHVRLSAGRDAMNEQMQSLCFLAGANSIFYGCKLLTAGNPESNADIALFNKLGINTETVANNVDEEVEAQVLQAQVAEQESDSLFYNAAK
- a CDS encoding aminotransferase class I/II-fold pyridoxal phosphate-dependent enzyme, with product MAFDFIDQHLATRKEQHLYRQRVLIEQQNARHLVHNGKQYLNFSSNDYLGLNHHPKINAALNEGAEKYGVCSSGSSLLTGFNYAHQYLENVICQWQNKDKCLLFNSGFSANFASLNAFAQPSAAIWLDKLSHASLLDGAFSQQAKVKRFLHNDYQQLNNLINTSSYRDHLIVSEGIFSMDGDGADINALAKVAQQHQAKLYIDDAHSIGITGNEGQGSSSVSNDIDIIMATFGKALATSGAFIACDNYTYEYLVNVSRHYIYSTAMSPAIAWATAKSIELVISESWRREKIAHLSQLLKQSLNTQITLLPTASSIHALVLGSEQLAMQSAETLKQYGIWLSAIRPPTVPKGSSRLRVTITSSHKEQDIKYLAECVNKVIGKNDR
- the bioC gene encoding malonyl-ACP O-methyltransferase BioC, with protein sequence MIDKSKRDNIAKSFGSASQSYDISARLQRFSGKNLMPWLPKRHDITVLDLGCGTGFFTDILAAKYQHVIGVDISAKMLSYAHNNRNKMITWLEGDAYHLPIADQSIDLVYSNLMIQWCDPLELVLKEVLRVLKPGGLFVFSTLLDGTLHELKSSWKAVDNDRHVIDFKSLQELKNCFDIPNAKLLEFHDKPVVLEYENVLHLARELKGLGANHVPEKSNRGLAGKEKWQKMMTAYAQFVEQDNIFPATYHVFSGLMVKLKA